The following coding sequences lie in one Alicyclobacillus curvatus genomic window:
- a CDS encoding sulfite exporter TauE/SafE family protein has translation MAAHVSLWLAFGAGVLSFVSPCTLPLFPSYLGYISGVSLAAPGTDSTRTNARRRALVHAFWFCVGLSFLFITLGFGATALGGVLREYRTEVRLVGGAVVVVMGLFMAGVLKSGWLMRERRIHMGPSKPLGYLGSVLVGVAFAAGWTPCIGPILAAVLTMVVAHPEAGKWYMVAYALGFSIPFLVLAVTLSSLRPVLRYTEVISKVGGWLLVIMGVLLFTNKMTVITIWIQQVTGFSGF, from the coding sequence ATGGCGGCACACGTATCCCTTTGGCTTGCTTTTGGTGCGGGGGTCCTGTCGTTTGTCTCACCTTGTACACTGCCCTTGTTTCCATCTTATCTTGGTTACATTTCCGGCGTTTCGCTGGCTGCACCGGGGACCGACTCGACCCGAACGAATGCAAGGCGGCGAGCGCTTGTCCACGCGTTCTGGTTTTGCGTGGGGTTGTCTTTTCTGTTCATCACGCTCGGCTTTGGCGCCACTGCACTAGGCGGGGTGTTGCGGGAGTATCGTACTGAAGTTCGGCTTGTAGGTGGCGCCGTGGTCGTCGTGATGGGATTATTCATGGCGGGTGTGCTCAAGAGCGGGTGGTTAATGCGTGAACGTCGGATCCACATGGGCCCTTCAAAACCGCTCGGCTATCTGGGATCCGTTTTGGTTGGGGTGGCGTTCGCTGCCGGCTGGACACCGTGCATCGGCCCCATTTTGGCCGCTGTCCTAACGATGGTTGTTGCCCATCCGGAGGCGGGAAAATGGTACATGGTGGCTTATGCACTCGGATTTTCCATTCCGTTTTTGGTCCTCGCCGTCACTCTCTCCTCACTCCGGCCAGTGCTGCGTTATACCGAAGTCATATCCAAAGTCGGCGGTTGGCTCCTTGTCATCATGGGGGTGCTGCTATTCACGAATAAGATGACCGTCATAACCATCTGGATCCAACAGGTGACAGGCTTTAGCGGATTCTAG
- a CDS encoding cupredoxin domain-containing protein, translating to MEGDARKRGSKPNGRRHEQTGAKQVEGDASKLEGERKRMKVEKRGMKIETRGMKGEKMKGEILNGEKMKGDILNGEKTNGKTVKGEKTNGKTVQGEKIKAGKIKGGLWMGLTLCVLAGAVLTPSTAYAGSRKVNVQLTDNGFTPSNILAVVDQPIEIHVVNTGHRDHQFSIPYYRIYSRDLSPGATTDIAFSPWTAGHFDVMSDPSGNNHAEFRGQFIVAGNPS from the coding sequence ATGGAAGGAGATGCCAGGAAACGGGGAAGCAAACCGAATGGAAGGAGACACGAGCAAACGGGAGCAAAGCAGGTGGAAGGGGACGCGAGCAAACTGGAAGGAGAGAGAAAGAGAATGAAGGTAGAGAAGAGGGGAATGAAGATAGAGACGAGGGGAATGAAGGGAGAAAAAATGAAAGGTGAGATCCTGAATGGAGAGAAAATGAAAGGGGACATCCTCAATGGAGAGAAAACGAACGGGAAGACCGTGAAGGGAGAGAAAACGAACGGGAAGACCGTGCAGGGAGAGAAAATCAAGGCAGGGAAAATAAAGGGAGGATTGTGGATGGGACTAACGTTGTGTGTCCTTGCGGGCGCTGTCTTGACACCGTCCACCGCATACGCTGGCTCAAGGAAAGTCAACGTTCAATTAACAGATAATGGGTTCACTCCGAGCAATATTTTAGCCGTGGTTGACCAGCCCATCGAGATACATGTCGTGAACACCGGACATCGAGATCACCAATTCTCCATTCCCTATTATCGAATTTATTCCCGCGATTTGAGTCCGGGTGCCACCACAGATATTGCATTTTCACCGTGGACTGCGGGACATTTCGACGTCATGTCCGATCCGTCAGGAAACAATCACGCCGAGTTTCGTGGTCAATTCATTGTGGCTGGCAATCCATCGTAG
- a CDS encoding CocE/NonD family hydrolase — translation MRVVFERNVPIPMRDGVILRANVFRPEADGKFPVILTRLPYGKDTGFSYALLDPVRIAEAGYIVVIQDVRGRFSSEGQYKGFIQEFDDGYDTVEWAQNMEGSSGLVGMYGASYFAFTQWAAAASGHPALKVVTPMVAFDDGWEGVGFRNGAYEWGLAASWYLGAMSLPEIVRAKRDSPDFPLVFGQLVYDVDHLSESGYFELPLKDFSPMKRANVLPEFFEQMLENRYTDAWRAISIHPHYDSMQVDAHLIGGWYDVFLQSTTESFVRLKKLGREARLVVGPWTHSNYGNSVGDLDFGMAANTNLLDLKYDSTTLHQRWFDARLKGVDNGLADEPPVRIFVMGENKWRYSSDWPLPETVYTPFYLSSAGHANSSEGDGRLSMNAVRPAGNGVGSADAVRPTGDAVRSAVNGVGSTDAASSDTYVYDPENPVLTNGGNLLMTSQYPPGPKNQAATEAREDVLVYTSDVLTEPLEITGPLKAKLWVASSARDTDFVVRLCDVDEKGQSFNLADGVVRMSYRSSFEEPELIVPGQVYEIEVDLWATSNVFLPGHRIRVQVTSSNFPRWNRNLNTGASNEASVEVVTATQTILHDAPHPSHIILPVIPR, via the coding sequence GTGCGCGTAGTCTTTGAACGAAATGTACCGATTCCTATGCGTGACGGCGTGATACTCCGAGCGAATGTATTTCGACCGGAAGCCGACGGGAAGTTCCCTGTCATCTTAACGCGTCTGCCCTATGGCAAGGACACTGGTTTTTCGTACGCGTTACTCGATCCGGTACGCATCGCCGAAGCCGGCTATATTGTCGTCATTCAGGACGTCCGCGGAAGGTTCTCCTCCGAAGGACAGTACAAGGGGTTCATCCAGGAATTCGATGACGGCTACGACACCGTCGAGTGGGCTCAGAATATGGAGGGGTCAAGCGGATTAGTCGGCATGTACGGAGCCTCCTACTTTGCCTTTACACAGTGGGCTGCAGCCGCGAGTGGTCATCCCGCACTGAAAGTCGTGACACCTATGGTCGCGTTTGACGACGGCTGGGAGGGCGTTGGTTTTCGCAACGGGGCGTATGAATGGGGCCTTGCGGCATCCTGGTACCTGGGTGCCATGTCTCTGCCAGAAATCGTCCGAGCCAAAAGGGACAGCCCTGATTTTCCGCTCGTTTTCGGCCAACTCGTCTATGATGTCGACCATCTATCTGAAAGCGGATATTTTGAGCTGCCCCTGAAAGATTTCTCCCCAATGAAACGTGCCAATGTACTCCCAGAGTTTTTTGAGCAAATGCTCGAGAATCGGTACACTGACGCGTGGCGTGCCATCTCCATTCATCCGCACTACGATTCCATGCAGGTTGATGCGCATCTGATTGGCGGTTGGTACGACGTGTTCCTTCAAAGCACCACCGAGAGTTTCGTGCGCTTAAAGAAACTCGGCCGTGAAGCTCGACTTGTCGTTGGCCCCTGGACGCACAGCAACTACGGAAATAGTGTTGGCGATCTCGATTTTGGCATGGCCGCCAACACCAACCTGCTCGACTTGAAATATGATTCGACAACGCTGCATCAGCGCTGGTTTGACGCAAGGCTCAAAGGCGTGGACAATGGCCTTGCCGATGAACCGCCCGTGCGAATCTTTGTGATGGGCGAAAACAAGTGGCGGTATAGCTCGGATTGGCCGCTCCCGGAAACTGTGTACACACCTTTTTATCTGTCCAGTGCTGGTCACGCCAATTCGTCCGAGGGAGACGGAAGATTATCGATGAATGCGGTTCGTCCAGCAGGGAATGGGGTCGGTTCAGCGGATGCCGTCCGACCAACAGGGGATGCCGTTCGTTCAGCGGTGAATGGGGTCGGTTCAACGGATGCGGCAAGCAGTGATACATATGTCTATGACCCGGAAAACCCAGTGCTCACAAACGGCGGAAACTTGTTGATGACGTCCCAGTATCCTCCCGGTCCGAAGAACCAAGCGGCGACGGAAGCGAGAGAAGACGTCCTCGTATATACATCCGATGTACTGACTGAGCCACTCGAAATCACAGGTCCCTTAAAGGCAAAATTGTGGGTGGCAAGTTCCGCCAGGGACACCGATTTTGTGGTACGCCTCTGCGATGTTGATGAGAAGGGCCAATCGTTCAACTTGGCTGACGGCGTGGTTCGGATGAGCTACCGCAGCAGTTTCGAAGAACCTGAACTGATTGTTCCAGGTCAAGTCTACGAAATCGAAGTCGATCTTTGGGCCACGAGTAATGTTTTTCTGCCCGGACACCGAATTCGGGTTCAAGTGACGAGCAGCAACTTCCCTCGCTGGAATCGGAATCTCAACACCGGTGCATCCAACGAAGCATCAGTGGAGGTTGTGACTGCCACCCAGACCATCCTTCACGATGCGCCGCATCCGTCGCACATCATCCTGCCCGTCATCCCGAGGTAG
- a CDS encoding heavy metal-binding domain-containing protein produces MLVVTTERVPGYEVEEVLGQAFGVVVRSRGLGGNLVAGLRSIVGGEIKEYTELLEDARRSAVDRLVENGHAMGANAIVMMRFDSSEIGQTMSEIVAYGTAVVLRKVSG; encoded by the coding sequence ATGCTAGTCGTTACAACGGAGAGAGTTCCAGGTTATGAGGTCGAAGAGGTGCTCGGACAGGCTTTCGGGGTTGTTGTGCGGAGCCGGGGGTTGGGCGGTAATTTAGTGGCAGGCTTGCGCAGTATTGTTGGCGGCGAAATCAAGGAATACACCGAGTTGCTCGAGGATGCAAGAAGAAGTGCAGTCGACAGGTTGGTCGAAAACGGCCATGCCATGGGGGCGAACGCCATCGTGATGATGCGCTTTGATTCGAGTGAGATTGGTCAGACCATGTCTGAAATCGTGGCCTACGGAACGGCCGTCGTTTTGCGTAAGGTGTCGGGGTGA
- a CDS encoding type I pantothenate kinase produces MPQSAGTKQRLTPYINFDRASWGALRLATPLPLTEQELDELRGLNVEISLEEVKVIYLPLSRLLNLYVGATQSLYRATNLFLGKQSDKVPYIIGIAGSVAVGKSTTARLVRALLARWPNHPKVDLVTTDGFLYPNAVLEERGLLARKGFPESYDVRRLLQFLSAVKSGVDKVEAPVYSHLAYDILPDEVQVINQPDILIVEGLNVLQTQSGDRRAQLFVSDFFDFTIYVDAPEHHIRQWYVDRFEALRQTAFQNPDSYFHRYANLSPSEANEVALSIWNSINAVNLGHNIAPTKYRADLILNKGANHAVQEVHLRKL; encoded by the coding sequence ATGCCTCAGTCCGCCGGAACAAAACAGCGGCTTACGCCATACATCAACTTTGACAGGGCTTCCTGGGGCGCGTTGCGGCTTGCCACTCCACTGCCTCTGACAGAACAGGAACTCGATGAATTAAGAGGACTTAACGTTGAGATATCCCTCGAGGAGGTCAAGGTCATCTACTTGCCTCTCTCTCGTTTATTAAACCTGTATGTTGGGGCTACGCAGAGCCTGTATCGAGCGACAAACTTGTTTCTCGGTAAACAAAGCGACAAAGTACCCTACATCATTGGCATCGCCGGGAGTGTCGCGGTAGGTAAGAGCACAACCGCGCGACTTGTCCGGGCCCTGCTCGCCAGATGGCCGAACCACCCAAAGGTGGACTTGGTGACGACGGACGGCTTTCTCTACCCGAACGCCGTGCTTGAAGAACGGGGCCTGCTCGCTCGCAAGGGGTTTCCGGAAAGCTACGACGTGCGTCGGTTGCTACAGTTCCTGTCCGCCGTTAAGTCCGGTGTAGACAAGGTTGAAGCCCCGGTATACTCCCATTTGGCCTACGATATCCTTCCTGATGAAGTCCAGGTCATCAACCAACCGGACATCCTGATTGTCGAAGGCTTAAATGTTTTACAGACCCAGTCCGGCGACAGAAGAGCGCAGTTATTTGTCTCCGATTTCTTTGACTTCACCATCTACGTTGACGCACCGGAGCACCATATTCGTCAGTGGTACGTCGACAGGTTCGAAGCCTTGCGTCAGACAGCCTTCCAAAATCCGGATTCATATTTTCATCGATATGCAAACCTGAGTCCAAGTGAAGCGAACGAAGTCGCGTTAAGCATATGGAACAGCATCAATGCGGTGAACCTCGGCCACAACATCGCTCCAACAAAGTATCGAGCGGACTTAATCCTCAATAAAGGCGCTAATCACGCCGTGCAAGAAGTGCACCTTCGCAAACTCTGA
- a CDS encoding GNAT family N-acetyltransferase, with translation MFGQSQLPVVVLKPMTLQDARSIWRAGRGDPAWPETSRTLRGFRTMVTDWQAAEVIGWGALRAVHLYPPASSPVIGFVTFEEVGESWTGPSHKAVECGTYVVPAYRGLGLNRRIKAASVSLGFTALGADSILYAVPLVNQVAMRSLQRIVGDNTDKVLAETRFQKWLRYRQWKEGTSFQLFVISLESAKACHLLDPDGYDGHLIRE, from the coding sequence TTGTTTGGCCAATCGCAATTACCTGTTGTTGTGCTCAAGCCGATGACTTTACAGGATGCAAGAAGCATCTGGCGGGCCGGGCGGGGCGATCCCGCTTGGCCCGAAACGTCCCGGACCCTCCGCGGATTTCGGACCATGGTCACGGATTGGCAAGCGGCAGAGGTAATCGGATGGGGAGCCTTGCGGGCCGTTCACTTGTATCCCCCGGCCTCCTCCCCTGTGATTGGATTCGTCACCTTCGAGGAAGTGGGCGAATCCTGGACAGGTCCATCGCACAAAGCTGTTGAATGCGGCACCTATGTTGTGCCTGCTTACCGTGGACTGGGACTCAATCGACGGATTAAGGCTGCGTCTGTATCCCTCGGATTCACGGCACTCGGTGCAGATTCTATTTTATACGCCGTCCCACTGGTGAACCAGGTGGCGATGCGGTCTCTTCAGCGGATCGTCGGGGATAACACGGATAAGGTGCTGGCAGAAACCCGCTTTCAAAAGTGGCTCCGCTATCGTCAATGGAAGGAAGGAACATCATTTCAGTTGTTTGTTATTAGTCTAGAATCCGCTAAAGCCTGTCACCTGTTGGATCCAGATGGTTATGACGGTCATCTTATTCGTGAATAG
- a CDS encoding proline/glycine betaine ABC transporter permease, whose translation MRRLLPKLPLANWVNAFTQWLTTVLGPFLGGVSNVVKSVVDGVSVGLQHVPWWVIVIVFVVLAWRAAGWKLALGTLIGLVFVWDLRLWNHMIITLVMVILSALVSVLIGLPLGIWSARSTRVHSFISPILDLMQTMPAFVYLVPVLLLFSIGMVPAIFATVVFAMPPAVRLTRLGILQVPAQLVEAARAFGTSDKQLLWKVQLPLAMPSIKAGINQTIMLALSMVVIASMVGAGGLGADVMQSLETVNVGTGVESGLSIVILAIVLDRISQKLGTPKKRTA comes from the coding sequence GTGAGGAGGTTGTTGCCGAAACTACCGTTGGCTAATTGGGTAAACGCTTTTACACAGTGGCTAACGACAGTACTCGGACCTTTCCTGGGAGGGGTCTCGAATGTTGTCAAATCGGTTGTAGATGGGGTCTCTGTGGGCTTGCAGCACGTGCCATGGTGGGTCATCGTCATAGTGTTCGTGGTTTTGGCCTGGCGAGCAGCCGGCTGGAAACTTGCTCTTGGAACCCTGATTGGGCTTGTGTTCGTCTGGGATTTGCGGCTTTGGAATCACATGATTATCACACTTGTCATGGTCATCCTGTCCGCCTTGGTATCTGTGCTGATTGGACTGCCTCTCGGTATCTGGAGTGCTCGTAGTACTAGAGTCCACAGTTTTATCTCACCCATTCTCGACTTAATGCAGACGATGCCAGCTTTTGTTTACCTTGTTCCCGTTCTTTTGCTGTTTAGCATTGGGATGGTCCCGGCAATTTTCGCAACTGTTGTGTTTGCCATGCCGCCGGCTGTGAGGCTGACACGACTTGGAATCCTGCAAGTTCCAGCACAGTTGGTGGAAGCCGCTCGCGCTTTTGGAACGAGCGACAAGCAACTCCTGTGGAAGGTACAGTTGCCGCTCGCGATGCCAAGCATCAAGGCCGGGATTAACCAAACCATCATGCTCGCGCTGTCCATGGTTGTCATCGCATCGATGGTGGGAGCCGGCGGACTGGGGGCAGATGTTATGCAATCCCTCGAAACCGTGAATGTTGGCACAGGTGTGGAATCGGGGCTGAGTATCGTGATTCTTGCCATCGTGCTTGACCGCATTTCTCAGAAACTTGGTACGCCAAAGAAGAGGACCGCGTAG
- a CDS encoding glycine betaine ABC transporter substrate-binding protein, giving the protein MRSRKIGFVLSGAAMLSLLLAGCGSTNTASSSGGNDTSNQTGAAPSTGSKNVTIGYVDWSEDVATSYLWKDLLTQKGYHVTLTSMSDAGPLFAGLSKGGLDVFLDTWLPTTHKHYMQQFGSNLVDLGKWYAGGTKIGFVVPKYVYDSGIHSIADLNAHASEFGNQIVGIDPGAGEMAAAKKVVQDYGLNLNLTASSSAAMLTVLQKDYAAKKPVVVTLWSPHWAFTKYQLKYLSDPKGDFGSAGWIQTEANKTWAGANPTVAGWLKNFKLSPQQLGSLELDINNASSKNAGVQKWIQDNQSLVNTWFK; this is encoded by the coding sequence TTGAGAAGCCGAAAGATCGGATTTGTGCTGTCTGGTGCTGCAATGCTTAGCCTGTTGTTGGCGGGGTGTGGATCCACAAACACCGCGAGCAGTTCAGGAGGCAACGACACAAGCAACCAAACCGGAGCGGCTCCATCCACAGGAAGCAAAAACGTCACAATTGGTTATGTCGATTGGTCTGAAGACGTTGCAACGTCATATTTGTGGAAAGACCTCTTAACACAAAAAGGGTATCACGTAACCCTGACGAGCATGAGTGATGCTGGACCATTGTTTGCTGGGCTTTCCAAGGGTGGATTGGATGTCTTTCTTGACACTTGGCTGCCGACGACCCATAAGCATTATATGCAGCAGTTCGGATCCAACTTGGTAGACCTCGGCAAATGGTACGCAGGGGGAACAAAGATTGGTTTTGTCGTTCCAAAGTACGTGTATGACAGTGGAATCCATTCAATCGCTGATTTAAATGCACATGCGTCTGAATTCGGAAATCAAATCGTCGGCATTGACCCTGGTGCGGGCGAGATGGCTGCTGCCAAGAAGGTGGTGCAGGATTACGGTCTGAATCTCAATTTGACAGCAAGTTCATCGGCAGCGATGCTGACCGTGCTGCAAAAGGACTATGCAGCCAAGAAGCCTGTCGTTGTCACGCTGTGGAGTCCGCACTGGGCATTTACAAAGTACCAATTGAAGTACCTGTCTGACCCGAAAGGTGATTTCGGCAGCGCAGGATGGATTCAAACCGAAGCTAACAAGACTTGGGCAGGCGCAAACCCGACCGTTGCAGGGTGGTTGAAGAATTTCAAGCTGTCGCCCCAACAGCTCGGCAGCCTTGAGCTCGACATCAACAATGCGTCAAGCAAGAATGCCGGCGTTCAAAAGTGGATTCAGGACAACCAGAGTTTAGTGAACACTTGGTTCAAGTAA
- a CDS encoding TIGR01777 family oxidoreductase, protein MDVVIFGGSGLIGQALAKRVVEAGDTAFILSRHRENESGQRHGAQHQGAQLQGGQQRDGQAQGRRPRSQQLTAYGTTIPYSLETLPQIIDTLPLHRPYAIVNLAGESIAGGRWTKGRKQAIYDSRVVLTKALANAICKLELPPSVFVSGSAVGYYGSSTTATFTESSLPGEGFLTDVTCGWEEAAQIALPTTRVALLRTGVVLAANKGALPQMALPYRLFAGGRVGTGLQWVSWIHIADAAGIILHCINNEQIYGPVNVTAPCPVHMDEFGRSIAAALHRPHFMPAPSLALRTLFGEMSQIILEGQRVLPQKALDTGYEFQFDDVHAALRDLLSHEHP, encoded by the coding sequence GTGGATGTAGTCATTTTCGGAGGGAGCGGCCTAATTGGCCAAGCGCTCGCAAAAAGGGTTGTAGAGGCTGGAGACACCGCCTTTATTCTCTCGCGACACCGGGAGAACGAGAGCGGGCAGCGTCATGGCGCGCAGCATCAGGGCGCGCAGCTTCAAGGCGGACAGCAGCGAGATGGGCAGGCTCAAGGTCGGCGACCTCGCAGCCAACAGCTGACGGCTTACGGCACAACGATCCCTTATTCCTTGGAAACACTGCCCCAAATCATTGACACACTGCCTCTCCACCGTCCCTACGCGATTGTAAACTTGGCTGGCGAGTCAATTGCCGGAGGGCGATGGACAAAAGGGCGTAAACAAGCCATTTATGACAGCCGGGTCGTACTCACCAAAGCCCTTGCGAACGCCATCTGCAAACTCGAGCTGCCGCCGAGTGTCTTCGTCAGCGGATCGGCAGTTGGTTACTACGGCTCATCCACAACCGCCACATTTACGGAATCAAGCCTGCCCGGTGAGGGATTTTTGACAGACGTCACGTGTGGGTGGGAAGAAGCTGCGCAAATAGCCCTGCCTACTACGCGGGTGGCATTACTTCGGACTGGGGTTGTCCTTGCTGCCAACAAAGGAGCATTGCCGCAAATGGCCCTGCCGTACCGTCTGTTTGCAGGAGGACGTGTCGGTACAGGGTTACAGTGGGTATCCTGGATCCATATCGCGGACGCGGCTGGCATCATTTTGCATTGCATCAACAACGAACAAATTTATGGTCCCGTCAATGTCACCGCGCCTTGTCCCGTACACATGGATGAGTTTGGCAGATCTATCGCCGCAGCCCTCCATCGCCCCCACTTCATGCCTGCGCCGAGCCTCGCGCTGCGGACCCTATTCGGTGAGATGTCACAAATCATTCTCGAGGGACAGCGCGTACTGCCGCAAAAAGCACTCGATACCGGCTATGAATTTCAGTTCGACGATGTCCACGCGGCACTGCGTGACTTGCTCTCTCACGAGCACCCATAG
- a CDS encoding NADP-dependent oxidoreductase, with translation MQRGEVTVKNQEYVLASRPKGTPTAENFRLIESDLPKLKDGEFLIRTLFVSVDPYMRGRMNDAKSYVPPFQIDQPISGGAIGQVIESMNPSFHVGDIISGTFNWALYFVSDGRGVHKVNPNLGPLTTNLGVLGMPGLTAYFGLLDIGKPKAGETVVVSGAAGAVGMAVGQIAKIHGCRVVGIAGSDEKLRILTEEMGFDAGINYKTASSLYTAIRETCPNGVDVYFDNVGGDVTDAVLPNLNDNARIPLCGQISLYNLDKVDVGPRNLSYVLIHRALIKGFIVSDYARQFGEAFPKLAEWVTSGQLKYRETVVEGFENIPNAFLGLFRGENIGKQLVKVADVQ, from the coding sequence CTGCAGAGGGGAGAGGTCACAGTGAAAAACCAAGAATATGTGTTAGCCAGTCGGCCGAAGGGTACACCGACAGCTGAGAATTTTCGACTCATTGAATCAGACTTGCCAAAGCTTAAGGACGGTGAGTTTCTGATTCGGACCTTGTTTGTGTCTGTAGACCCTTATATGCGTGGCCGAATGAACGACGCAAAGTCTTATGTTCCGCCATTTCAAATCGACCAACCCATCTCCGGGGGGGCAATCGGTCAGGTTATCGAATCCATGAACCCTTCGTTTCACGTAGGGGACATTATCAGCGGGACATTCAACTGGGCGCTCTATTTTGTGTCTGATGGCAGAGGCGTACATAAGGTCAATCCCAACCTGGGGCCGCTGACAACGAACTTGGGTGTGCTCGGCATGCCTGGATTAACAGCGTACTTCGGGCTTCTCGACATTGGTAAGCCGAAGGCAGGGGAAACAGTGGTTGTGTCTGGAGCAGCTGGGGCTGTCGGGATGGCTGTCGGTCAAATCGCCAAGATCCATGGGTGTCGGGTGGTTGGTATCGCCGGATCGGACGAGAAACTCCGAATCTTGACAGAGGAAATGGGATTTGACGCGGGGATCAATTACAAAACCGCATCATCTCTCTATACAGCGATCCGTGAAACGTGCCCAAACGGTGTTGACGTTTACTTTGATAATGTCGGCGGAGATGTGACCGATGCGGTGTTGCCAAACCTCAACGACAACGCACGGATTCCGCTGTGCGGCCAGATTTCACTGTACAATCTGGACAAAGTGGATGTTGGGCCGCGCAATTTGTCGTACGTCCTCATTCATAGGGCGTTGATTAAGGGCTTCATTGTGAGTGACTACGCAAGACAGTTTGGTGAGGCATTTCCGAAGCTTGCAGAATGGGTCACATCCGGTCAACTCAAGTACCGTGAGACTGTGGTTGAAGGGTTCGAGAACATTCCAAACGCATTTCTGGGACTTTTTCGCGGCGAAAATATTGGCAAACAACTGGTCAAGGTAGCGGATGTACAGTAG
- a CDS encoding glycine betaine/L-proline ABC transporter ATP-binding protein, translating to MNEYVTVRVCSARSTALSWHVRRYLLTCNLSHVRLKGGNEVSEPLIQIQGVTKVFGPKQDAAMQLLRQGMDKSQIRDKMGANVGVNNATFHIERGELFVIMGLSGSGKSTLLRCLNRLIDPTAGSIVIEGTDILKLSKPDLLRFRQQKMAMVFQQFALFPHRTVEENVAFGLEIQGVAKEERLRVAREQLTSVGLEGYGSQYPDELSGGMQQRVGLARALANNPDILLMDEAFSALDPLIRDDMQNELLNLQSQLKKTIVFITHDLNEALKLGDRIALMKDGEVVQIGTPEEIVSQPANDYVARFVRGVDLTKVLVAEDVMKRPTPLLRAKDGPHVALRILRDAGLSSGFVVDDRRHLQGIVSASHLALAIQDKRNWMEDVSTTHVTIVKPSEPLESLFQLVVDSPYPLAVVDDDGILLGLILKSSILETLASQQGGEEVVAETTVG from the coding sequence ATGAATGAATATGTTACAGTACGGGTGTGCAGTGCAAGAAGCACGGCACTGTCTTGGCATGTCCGAAGATACCTTTTGACTTGCAATTTATCTCACGTGCGATTGAAGGGAGGGAATGAAGTGTCAGAACCTCTGATTCAGATTCAAGGTGTCACGAAAGTATTTGGCCCCAAACAAGACGCTGCGATGCAACTGCTTCGACAAGGAATGGACAAGAGCCAAATAAGGGACAAGATGGGGGCGAACGTCGGTGTAAACAATGCCACGTTTCACATTGAACGGGGCGAACTGTTTGTCATTATGGGCTTGTCCGGAAGCGGCAAGTCAACATTGCTGCGCTGTTTGAATCGACTGATTGACCCAACCGCTGGGTCCATCGTCATAGAGGGGACGGACATCCTGAAACTCAGCAAGCCTGACTTGTTGCGTTTTCGCCAGCAGAAGATGGCGATGGTATTTCAACAGTTCGCCTTGTTTCCACACCGGACAGTGGAAGAGAATGTCGCGTTCGGACTGGAAATCCAGGGCGTGGCAAAAGAAGAGCGGCTTAGAGTTGCGAGGGAACAGTTGACTTCGGTTGGGCTCGAAGGATACGGGTCGCAATACCCCGACGAACTCAGTGGTGGTATGCAGCAACGCGTTGGTTTGGCGCGTGCCTTAGCAAACAATCCGGATATCTTACTGATGGACGAGGCGTTTAGCGCGCTAGATCCGCTGATTCGTGACGACATGCAAAATGAACTCTTAAACCTGCAAAGTCAACTGAAAAAAACGATAGTGTTCATTACGCACGACCTTAATGAAGCACTCAAACTTGGGGACCGGATAGCGCTGATGAAGGACGGTGAAGTCGTCCAGATTGGGACGCCCGAGGAGATTGTCAGTCAGCCGGCCAACGATTACGTCGCCCGGTTTGTACGCGGTGTCGATCTGACAAAGGTTTTGGTTGCGGAGGACGTGATGAAGCGACCGACTCCGCTCTTGCGTGCCAAAGACGGGCCGCACGTGGCTTTGCGTATCCTTCGTGATGCGGGGCTATCCAGTGGGTTCGTGGTTGATGACCGGCGTCATTTACAAGGAATTGTCTCCGCAAGTCACCTGGCGCTTGCCATCCAAGACAAGAGAAACTGGATGGAAGACGTGAGCACGACACATGTAACAATCGTCAAACCATCTGAACCGCTTGAGTCTCTCTTCCAGCTAGTGGTCGATTCACCGTATCCACTTGCGGTTGTGGATGACGACGGAATCCTTCTTGGCTTGATTTTGAAGAGCTCAATTCTAGAAACCTTAGCGTCACAACAGGGAGGTGAGGAGGTTGTTGCCGAAACTACCGTTGGCTAA